The window GCCAGATCAGCGCTTTCGACGAGGGCCGCCGTCCGCTGTGGATCGCCGTGCAGGGCCACCAAGGCCCGGCGGGCCAGCCCTTGCCGCTCCGGAGCCACCAGGCGGCGCAGGGCCACCTCACGGTACAGCGGGTGCGAAAACCGTTGCCCCGACCATACCCTCACGCTTTCCAGGGCTGCTTTTGCCTGTGCAAGTTCGGCAGCCGACAGCCCCGCGACTTCGGCCCACACCTCGTCAGTGAGCGGCTCGCCCAGCAGAGCAGCGGTGTTGAGGGCAGGCGGCACCGCAGGCACATGGGCCGCCGCAAACAGGAGTTGTTCTATGACCGCCTCGACCGTCAGCGGCATGACTTCCGGCAGAGGGGGCCGCCAGTGCCAGCGCTGGGTGTTGTTCCACAGGTGACCTTGGCGCGCCAACAGGCGGAAGTATTCCAGGGAAAAAAGGGGATTTCCCGCCGCCCGCTCAAAGATCCACGCGAGCGCCGGTTCAGGCAGGGCGGAGCCTGCTTCGGCTTCCAGCAACCGCGCAGCAGCCAGCGGAAGAAGGGGCCGGAGTTGAACGCCTTCAAACTCCTCCAGAGGCGGGGTGCGGCTGGTGGCCAGCAGGCCGACGCCCCGCGTGCGCCCCACCAGCTGAGCCAGCGCCGCTGCCTGTTCACGCCCGTGTGGGTCAGCCTCGTGCAGATCTTCGAGGTGCAGCACAAAAGGGGCCAGTCCAGCCAGCACTGCGCCGAGGGTCTTGAGACTGGTGGCCGCGTCTACCCCTGCTCCAGCCTGAAGCCGCGCCAGTACCTGGGCCGCCCAGGTGGGCAAGGGGAGGGGGCGCGGCTCGGCCTGCACCAAGACCTGAATCCAAGCCGCCCCGGTCAGGCGGGCCGAAACGCTGAGGCTGCGGCAGGGGGTGGCCCGCAGCAGTGCGTGAACGGCGTGGCTCTTGCCGATGCCCGCTTCCCCCCACACGCAGACGGCCAGGCCAGTTCGGCGCGCCGTGAGGGCGCGGAGCCGAAGCGCCAGTGCTTCAAGCGGCTCGCTCATTCGCACCCTTGCTGAACGTCTCGGGACACAGCGTCACCCTGACCCGGAGGAAACCCGTCCATCCGTACAGGCCACGGGCTGCAGACACAGACCGGCGCCGGGCCAGAGGCCCGGGGGGTGTGGCGGAGTCCTGTTCATCCTGCCTATGGTAGACCGTCGCCACGGCCCACACCAAGCGTTCAGCTTCCCGCCGTCACCGCGCCGACATTGACTCTGGGGCAGGCCCGGCGTGGGCTCGGAGCGGTGGTGCGCACAACTGATTCGGCCTCCTGCTTGGTACCCGAACTCGTGTGATGTGGGGAAGCAGAGCGCCGAATGACAGCCACCAAACGGCGCAATCGCCCCTTTTCCTGACCGCCACGTAACCGGGGGCGCTTCAGTCTAGGGGAACGGAGAGGGCCAGACGAGCGGCCCCACCGCAGAAAGGTCGGTTCCGCGTTCACCCACCCCGCCTTACCGGGAAGAAGGCCGTCCCTGCCCTCTTCAGCGGCAATGAGCCACAGGGACAGGAGAAGCATGGTCAGGAAGCTCTGGCAGTCCATGCCGGAACCAGTTCGCATCGACTGAGCCGGCCCTGCGGCACCGTTCAGGCCAGCGGCACTGCGGGACACTGGCCCGACGACAGCACGCGGGCGCTGGAGGTCTGCCCAAAAAGTGCCGCGCCTCTCGGTGACGCGCCTCTGGCATCGGACTACACCCGCTCCATCCTGCCGTACCCCCGCCCCCTCACGGCTGATCCCAGCCCGCCGATCCGCAGGGAGACCCTCATGTCCACACTGCTCATGTCCAAGCTGAATCCCCTTTTGCTCCTGCTTACCCTCACGCTGGCCGCCTGCGGATCATCCGGCGGGGGCGGCACTCCTCCACCCGGTGGCGACCCGGCGCAGGCTGCCTTCTTCAGTGCACAGCCGGAATTCGGCGGGGACGCGCCTGCGGGCAGCGACATGGTGACGCCCGCGAAGTTCATGGAGGCGGTCAGGAACGGCGGCAAAATCGTCACGGCCCAGAATCTTGCCGACGAACAGGCCATTCAGGAGCGGCAGGACGCCCAGGACGACGCCGACGCCCGCGCCTACATCAACACGCACCCGCAGTTCAGCACCATCCTCCAGCCTTCCCCGGCAGACGCCATCAATGCCGACGGCGACCATCTGGCGAGTGTGCCGACGGCCAGCGGTGGCAAGAGCGTCGTGCTGATGGGCAATACCTTCGGCAAGGCCGTCCTGGCCAATCACGCCCGCACTTTTCCCAGTCAGGCCAACCAATACAGCCTCTACAGCACGCTGTATACCGATCTGGACATCACACTCAGGAAACTGAACAACAGTGTCCAGCAGTTTGGTCTGCCCGCCCCGGCGGAGGTCAGGAATTACAGCGCCGAACGCCTGATCGTCCTGAACAGGCGGGCCAGCGACGTGATCCGCGAGTACGGAGCCGAGATCCTGAACCTCGTCTTCTTGCTGGATCCGGCCAGCTTGGAGACAGGCGCGAAAGACCAGCTTGACCGCACCCAAAAGGGAGCCTGCAAGCCGCCCGCCGCCGGGGGCATCGCCCAGAACTTCGACTGGCCGCTGAAGAATCTGACCACCACCGTTAAGGATCAGGGGCAGCGCGGCACCTGCTGGGCTTTTGCCACCGTGGCCGTCCTGGAGGCCGAAATCGCGCGGCGTGATCACAAGGCGGTCAACCTGTCCGAGGAGGATTACGCGGGCCACCGCTTCCTGGAATGGGCACCCCGGCGGTTTGGAGAGGGAGGCGATCCCATCGGCATTGCTCAGAAGGCGAGTGCGGCGGGTTACACCTTCGCCTACGAATCGCAGTGGCAATACAACAAGAGCCTCAGCCGCATAGACAATAGAAGTACACAGACCTACACCCAGTCGTGCAACAGCTATCAGGACGGCAGCGTCAATTACGGCCCCTGCTCCAATACCACCGACCAGAGCGACTGGTACGTCACGCTGGTGGGCGGCAAGCTGTACATGATGAGAAGGCTGCCCGACACCGGAGCAGGCAGCGGCTACCGCATGGGATCGCCAACCGACTTCTGGAACCAAGCCGACCTGGATCAGAGCATGGTGATCTTGCTGCTGCGCTCGGTGCTGGGCCACCCCACCACCCTCACCATGGACGCCCGGTACATGAAGCCCACCGCGAACGCCGCTCCGTCTATGGCCAATATGACGCCGGATGCCAACGGCTTTGTCGCCGCCCAGACCAAAACGACTTTGCCCAACGGACAGGCGGACTGGGAACTGAATCACGTCATGACCGTCACGGGCTTTATTTCCAGCCAGAACCTGCAGAAGAAACTGCCGAATCAGCCTGTGGCCGACGACTTCGGGTACTTCATCGTGAAGAACTCCTGGGGCGACTGCTGGGGCGATCAGGGCTACGTCTACCTGCCCTGGACGTGGGTCAAGTCCTTCACGGGTCAGGCCAGTACCGGCCTGCTGCCCCAATAGCCAGCTCGGGCGCTGGCCGCACTCGCCTCAGCAGCACAGCAACCCTGCACATTGCTCTAAGGGACCGGGTCAAGCGAATGGTGGTCACTGGCTGGAGGCTTCCTTTAGCGCCGCAGTGACGCGACCTGTCTCGGCTTGGTGCTCAGGGAATCAGCACAATTTTGCCGTGGGTGTGCCGTTTTTCTCACTCGGGGTAGGCCTCACACACCGGTGCCAGCGGAGAGGACGCAGGCACGGGAATCACGACCTCCCCGCTCGCCACCATCTCGGCGATCTCAGACACGGTGGGCGAGCTGCTCGCCTGAGCACTGGCCTCGGCCTTGACCCCAAGCTTCTGGGCTGCTGCAAAGTCAGCAACGGTGTTGATGCGCTGCGGACTGATCCCCAGGTCGACGGCCAACTGGCAGTAGCCGTCACCGAAACAGTTGATAAATGCGTCCATGCCCTGCGGCGCAGTCTCACGCAGCCGCCCTTCCAGGCCCTTGCCATGCAGGACGGGTGTGGCCCCCACGGAGCGCAGCCAGGCGTGATTGGCTTCCGAGGCAATCCCGATTACATGCGCTCCGAGTCGCCGCAGCACCTGCACCACCACGCTGCCTGCTGCTGCCGAGACGGCCACGGTGTCACCCGCCTGAACGGCGGCGTAGGCGGTCGTGCCCACGAGGTACAACGGGCCGGCCACCTCCCAGGGCACGGCAGGCGGCCGGCGAACCACCTGTCCAGCACTCAGCGCGACCTGTTCGGCCTGACTGGCATGTTGGGGGCCCCAGCACGCCACCTGGTCACCCACAGCCACGCTGTCCACGCCTGGGCCAAGAGCCGAGACGACCCCCGCAGCGTCCCAGCCCTGGCCAGACGGAAAGGTCAGCGGAAACCTTGCCTTCAGCGCGCCGCTGCGAATGGAGGACCCGCCCCTGTTGATGCCCGCCGCGCGAACATCCACGGCGACCTGGCCCGCACCAGCGCTTGGCGCTGGAAGCTCGCCGAGATAGAGCACGTCAAGGTCGCCGTACTGATCAAATTGGACTGCCTTCATGGTGCACTCCTCTGCTACGGAACCCTCGCCACTCAGCTTGGGGGAAGACAAAGATGATGACGGTCAATTTTTGCATGAGCAGCGGCGACGCTCTCCCCTCCCCGTGACGTGGCCTCTGCGGAGCGCGCGTTCTAGAGCTTGAACAGCACTTTCAGACCTTCTGTGAGTGACGCTGGCGTGCGCCCCAGGAAATGCGCCAGGTCGGTGCTCACGTGGTCTTCCTGGCCGTTTTTGATATCGGTCAGGAAGCCAGCGATCCTCTCTGCCAGAAAGGCCGGCACGCCGCGCCCCGTGAGCTGCGCCCCGAACACTGATTTTTCTGTAGCAGTGTAACGAACCTCCTGGCCTGACAGTTGGGTCAAAGCCGAGGCGACGTCCGCGAAGGAATAAGACTGACTGCCCGTGAAGTGGTATGTCCTGTTGTTCCAATCGCTGTCTACGAGCGCACGGGCCATCGCCTCGGCCAGCTCGCTGCGAAGGGCGTAGGCGACTCTGCCCTCACCGGCGGGGAGGTGAATGCCTGTCTCAACAACGTTTTCGCCCACGACACCCGCAATAAAGTCCATGTACAGGATGTTGCGGAAGATGATGTAGTTCAGTCCGCTCTCTTTGATCAGGTCTTCTGTCTGAAAGTGACCCAGCATGAGCTGATTGACCAGGGTGTCCCGGTTCTTCAGATCCCGGCTGGTATAGGCGATACACCGGACTCCCGCCTTTTTCGCAGCGTCCACGACATTCTGGTGCTGCTGAACCCGTTTGTGCTCATCTGTCCCAGCGATCAGCAGCACCTTCTCGACGCCCTGCATCGCTCTCTCGAGTGCGGCTGAATCATCATAGTCACCGATCCGAATGTCGATGCCCTGTACTTTCAATGGGGCGGCTTTGTCCTCGTCGCGCGCTAACCCGGCCACCTGGTCGACCGGAATCTTTTTGAGCAAGCTCTGGATGATCAATGTGCCCATCTGTCCGGTGGCCCCTGTAATCAGCATCATAATTCGTCTCCTTAAAGCAGGCTCGACGCTTTCGCCAGCATCGTCGAAGCAAGTTGTTGGCGGTCAGGCGGCCCATGCAGGGCTGGGCAACGCCTGTGCTCCTGCTGTGTGCCTCAAGAACCGTCCAGGCGATCAGCGGATCGACGCCCCGCGGGGAGCAGAGCGGCCTCCCCGGTAGGCTTCAGTCGTGTGAAAGTGCTGGCCGCGCTGGGGGGCCGCCGTGTTCACAGTGATAACATAGACTGGTAATCACCGCTAAGTCAAGCTGATAACGCCAATCTGCTATCGTTGATACGTGACCACAGATGCCGTTTCTCTCCCTCAGGAACGCATTCTTCAGGCGGCCCTCAAGCTGCTGGAGGCTGGGGGCGTAGAAGCCGTGTCCACCCGTGCGGTCAGCGCCGCCGCTGATGTTCAGCCCCCGACCATCTACCGCCATTTCGGCGATATGCAGGGCCTGCTGGACGCTGTGGCCGTAGCCGGGTTCACGGCATACCTGCAGGTCAAGGGGGCGCGGGCCAGCCTGAGCGACCCGGTAGAAGAGTTGCGGGCGGGCTGGAACCTGCACCTGGAGTTCGGTCTGACGCACCCGCACCTGTACACGGCGATGCACCGCACGCCCGAGCTCAGCGCGGCGTCGCCTGCTGCCCTGGAGGGAGCCGCCATGCTGCGGAGTCTGATGCAGCGCGTAGCGGAGGTGGGCCGGCTCGGCGTGAGCGTAGACCGCGCCGCCGCCATGTTCCATGCAGCCTGCAAAGGAGTGACGCTGAGTTTGCTGGGCAGTACAGAACAAGACCACGGGCTCTCTGAACAGATGCGCGAGGCGGTACTCAAGGCCGTACTCGTCCCTGAGGTGGATTCAGAACCTACTTCTGGCAG of the Deinococcus sp. QL22 genome contains:
- a CDS encoding SDR family oxidoreductase, which encodes MMLITGATGQMGTLIIQSLLKKIPVDQVAGLARDEDKAAPLKVQGIDIRIGDYDDSAALERAMQGVEKVLLIAGTDEHKRVQQHQNVVDAAKKAGVRCIAYTSRDLKNRDTLVNQLMLGHFQTEDLIKESGLNYIIFRNILYMDFIAGVVGENVVETGIHLPAGEGRVAYALRSELAEAMARALVDSDWNNRTYHFTGSQSYSFADVASALTQLSGQEVRYTATEKSVFGAQLTGRGVPAFLAERIAGFLTDIKNGQEDHVSTDLAHFLGRTPASLTEGLKVLFKL
- a CDS encoding TetR/AcrR family transcriptional regulator; protein product: MTTDAVSLPQERILQAALKLLEAGGVEAVSTRAVSAAADVQPPTIYRHFGDMQGLLDAVAVAGFTAYLQVKGARASLSDPVEELRAGWNLHLEFGLTHPHLYTAMHRTPELSAASPAALEGAAMLRSLMQRVAEVGRLGVSVDRAAAMFHAACKGVTLSLLGSTEQDHGLSEQMREAVLKAVLVPEVDSEPTSGSSSSARQQAAAHAVSLVALLPSVPSPLSEAEQALLIEWLGRLT
- a CDS encoding NADP-dependent oxidoreductase; this encodes MKAVQFDQYGDLDVLYLGELPAPSAGAGQVAVDVRAAGINRGGSSIRSGALKARFPLTFPSGQGWDAAGVVSALGPGVDSVAVGDQVACWGPQHASQAEQVALSAGQVVRRPPAVPWEVAGPLYLVGTTAYAAVQAGDTVAVSAAAGSVVVQVLRRLGAHVIGIASEANHAWLRSVGATPVLHGKGLEGRLRETAPQGMDAFINCFGDGYCQLAVDLGISPQRINTVADFAAAQKLGVKAEASAQASSSPTVSEIAEMVASGEVVIPVPASSPLAPVCEAYPE
- a CDS encoding C1 family peptidase, with the translated sequence MSTLLMSKLNPLLLLLTLTLAACGSSGGGGTPPPGGDPAQAAFFSAQPEFGGDAPAGSDMVTPAKFMEAVRNGGKIVTAQNLADEQAIQERQDAQDDADARAYINTHPQFSTILQPSPADAINADGDHLASVPTASGGKSVVLMGNTFGKAVLANHARTFPSQANQYSLYSTLYTDLDITLRKLNNSVQQFGLPAPAEVRNYSAERLIVLNRRASDVIREYGAEILNLVFLLDPASLETGAKDQLDRTQKGACKPPAAGGIAQNFDWPLKNLTTTVKDQGQRGTCWAFATVAVLEAEIARRDHKAVNLSEEDYAGHRFLEWAPRRFGEGGDPIGIAQKASAAGYTFAYESQWQYNKSLSRIDNRSTQTYTQSCNSYQDGSVNYGPCSNTTDQSDWYVTLVGGKLYMMRRLPDTGAGSGYRMGSPTDFWNQADLDQSMVILLLRSVLGHPTTLTMDARYMKPTANAAPSMANMTPDANGFVAAQTKTTLPNGQADWELNHVMTVTGFISSQNLQKKLPNQPVADDFGYFIVKNSWGDCWGDQGYVYLPWTWVKSFTGQASTGLLPQ